One segment of Radiobacillus kanasensis DNA contains the following:
- a CDS encoding DUF4003 family protein, whose translation MNKNAEQYVKILLELKDKMKWKFADPRNLMMVAGTYVVHNKPFDWNKFHALSEHMKNESSFFSPLKSNYRYTLAAGLDTLSNQPEYSFSRMVHVYEDLVASGFGKTVFTYIAAMVLLEEDQQQQKLAQKARDIYKAMKKEHSFLTTHSDYPLAALLAKEKDSVETLTETMEYYYKELKQRGFRIGNDLQFLSHILSIDKQLNRTRVLERCETVYHALEEFDFKQKTMYYPTVGLLALLENGEQLFPTIKALYEQLNGEKSLKWNKDLNFMMAVSFTVSEESENTETLITGLSTTIETIIQAQQAAMTAAMIGAAAASNSGN comes from the coding sequence TTGAATAAAAATGCGGAGCAATATGTGAAGATATTATTAGAGTTAAAAGACAAAATGAAGTGGAAGTTTGCAGATCCTCGAAATCTGATGATGGTTGCGGGCACCTATGTCGTTCATAATAAACCCTTTGATTGGAATAAATTTCATGCATTATCTGAACACATGAAGAATGAATCTTCCTTCTTCTCACCACTTAAATCCAATTATCGATATACTTTGGCAGCAGGGCTAGATACTCTTTCTAATCAACCGGAGTATTCTTTTTCAAGGATGGTTCATGTTTATGAGGATTTAGTAGCAAGTGGATTTGGGAAAACGGTGTTCACTTATATTGCGGCTATGGTCCTCTTAGAAGAAGATCAACAACAGCAAAAGCTGGCGCAAAAAGCTCGTGACATTTATAAGGCGATGAAAAAGGAGCATTCTTTCTTAACAACGCATAGTGATTACCCATTAGCTGCGCTCCTTGCAAAAGAAAAGGATAGTGTGGAAACGTTAACGGAGACCATGGAATATTATTATAAGGAGTTAAAACAACGAGGGTTTAGAATCGGAAATGACCTACAATTTTTGAGCCACATTCTGTCGATTGACAAACAACTGAATCGAACTCGGGTATTAGAACGGTGTGAAACGGTCTATCATGCATTAGAAGAATTCGATTTTAAACAAAAAACCATGTATTACCCGACTGTAGGTTTGTTAGCTTTATTAGAAAACGGGGAACAGCTCTTTCCGACTATTAAAGCATTATATGAGCAGTTAAATGGAGAAAAGTCACTAAAGTGGAACAAGGATTTAAACTTTATGATGGCGGTCAGTTTTACTGTTAGTGAGGAATCAGAGAACACAGAAACACTAATAACAGGATTGTCTACAACGATTGAAACCATTATTCAGGCTCAGCAAGCGGCTATGACCGCTGCGATGATTGGTGCAGCTGCTGCTTCTAATAGTGGAAATTAA
- a CDS encoding TetR/AcrR family transcriptional regulator: MNEKKEKIINTAIDLFAEKGFFTTSIQEIAEKSEVSKGAFYLHFHSKDELLLEIFKYYYELINSKVVEAVDDTLSPKENLVRQLEVQYREILKHKSFIMTQLREQAITLNKDLYDFLRYMELEVHKWYEEVLIAIYGEKLDPYLADVVFLFEGMKSSFFQVLIKGNLELDVHRTARYMVERLDDLVVQMLRKNVQPLITKEQMKKSFESIASPNEQIMEEVKHEIMIMEKVISDLDVSKGRREELQGVIDFLHSEVKRETPKKFVIQGMLANLKGIPELDKHRKWISQKLDVRLL; this comes from the coding sequence ATGAACGAAAAAAAAGAAAAAATCATTAATACCGCCATTGACTTATTTGCGGAAAAAGGATTTTTCACGACTTCTATTCAAGAAATTGCAGAAAAAAGTGAAGTATCCAAGGGTGCTTTTTATTTACATTTTCATTCCAAAGATGAGTTGCTCCTTGAGATTTTTAAATATTACTATGAGCTGATTAATAGTAAGGTAGTGGAAGCGGTAGACGATACACTAAGCCCAAAAGAGAACTTAGTACGACAGCTCGAGGTACAATACAGAGAAATACTAAAACATAAGAGTTTTATTATGACTCAGCTAAGGGAACAAGCGATTACTTTAAACAAGGATTTATATGATTTTTTGCGATACATGGAGTTGGAAGTTCATAAATGGTATGAAGAAGTCTTGATTGCCATTTATGGAGAAAAGCTGGATCCATACCTAGCAGATGTCGTGTTCCTTTTTGAAGGAATGAAAAGCAGCTTTTTTCAAGTTCTCATTAAAGGAAACCTTGAATTAGATGTCCATCGTACGGCAAGATATATGGTCGAACGTCTGGACGACCTTGTAGTGCAGATGCTGAGGAAAAATGTCCAACCTTTGATCACAAAGGAACAGATGAAAAAATCCTTTGAAAGCATTGCTTCTCCTAATGAGCAGATTATGGAGGAAGTTAAACATGAGATAATGATCATGGAAAAGGTTATATCAGACTTGGACGTAAGTAAGGGTAGAAGAGAAGAGTTACAAGGGGTCATTGACTTTTTACATTCAGAAGTGAAACGAGAGACACCGAAGAAATTTGTGATTCAAGGGATGCTTGCTAACTTAAAAGGAATACCAGAGTTAGATAAACATCGAAAATGGATATCTCAAAAGCTTGATGTGCGATTACTATAA
- a CDS encoding YkgJ family cysteine cluster protein, translated as MRTYLTFKDIQDRCTQLNDIYEIEEEKFYRIVEKWADREVPTEEKLVASFSELLQVVSDEINHMEKVVEMEPTCRLGCAFCCYFPIIINGMEAKLMKKAMENFPESRREKIEEHIQNYFAQYGEEIEEMTSLNFEEDKDFKLKYRQKNLPCMMLNTETNQCMAYEIRPIPCRTYVNYTDPKVCEDNLMPKEPVSFEFLYSEYMGALNEFLQFLYEEGDTGFIQYPDDMYKEDYLPNWFK; from the coding sequence ATGCGAACTTATTTAACCTTTAAGGATATTCAAGATAGATGTACGCAACTAAATGATATCTATGAGATTGAGGAAGAGAAGTTTTATCGTATTGTAGAAAAATGGGCGGACAGAGAAGTGCCGACAGAAGAAAAGTTAGTCGCTAGTTTTTCAGAATTGCTACAGGTTGTAAGTGATGAAATTAATCATATGGAAAAAGTGGTGGAGATGGAGCCTACTTGTCGTTTAGGCTGCGCTTTTTGTTGCTACTTTCCAATTATTATTAATGGCATGGAAGCAAAACTGATGAAAAAAGCAATGGAGAACTTTCCGGAGTCTAGAAGAGAAAAGATAGAGGAGCATATACAGAATTACTTCGCTCAATACGGGGAAGAAATCGAAGAAATGACCTCGCTTAATTTCGAAGAAGACAAGGATTTTAAGTTAAAGTATCGGCAAAAGAATTTACCTTGTATGATGCTAAACACAGAGACGAACCAATGTATGGCCTATGAGATTCGTCCGATTCCTTGTCGTACGTACGTGAATTATACAGATCCGAAGGTGTGTGAGGACAACCTCATGCCGAAGGAACCGGTTAGCTTTGAATTTTTATATAGCGAATACATGGGTGCGCTCAATGAATTTCTTCAGTTTTTATATGAAGAAGGAGACACGGGATTTATTCAGTATCCAGATGATATGTATAAAGAAGATTACTTGCCAAATTGGTTTAAATAG
- a CDS encoding RNA polymerase sigma factor, whose amino-acid sequence MKQKNELILSWYDQYSVYLFKYVLKMVKDVQTAEDITQDTFIKAFNKMGMYEEIRHPKTWLFRIAHNLTVDYIRKQAPILLIKDFFFQEKDMGPSTESQVVIKESSKELYEAILKLKPSYREVIILRKIEGFSVQDTAQILKWSESKVKTTLLRALRTLEKQLSEEEYLNEI is encoded by the coding sequence ATGAAGCAAAAAAATGAATTGATATTAAGTTGGTACGATCAATATAGTGTATATTTATTTAAATATGTATTGAAAATGGTAAAAGATGTACAAACGGCAGAAGATATAACACAAGATACTTTTATCAAAGCTTTTAATAAAATGGGAATGTATGAGGAAATACGGCATCCAAAGACTTGGCTTTTTAGGATAGCGCACAATCTAACGGTCGATTATATTCGGAAACAAGCACCCATCTTATTAATAAAAGATTTCTTTTTTCAGGAAAAGGATATGGGACCGTCAACTGAGTCTCAGGTTGTAATAAAGGAATCTTCGAAGGAGCTTTATGAAGCAATTCTCAAATTAAAACCATCTTATCGTGAAGTAATCATACTAAGGAAAATTGAAGGGTTCTCTGTACAAGACACAGCTCAAATTCTGAAGTGGTCAGAAAGTAAAGTGAAGACTACACTATTACGAGCCCTTCGTACCTTGGAGAAACAACTATCAGAGGAGGAATACTTAAATGAAATCTAA
- a CDS encoding ribonuclease H family protein translates to MEVRIELTYKTPKGAETFFTSEEMKVAKALLIAEDIEKTGRVKQLAFIDHVENTWTMKEMKKFLKGIETEPHDITIYFDGGFDKYSNKSGLGCVIYYEQNGKSWRLRKNALVEELETNNEAEYAALYLAIQELELLGAHHIPVSIIGDSQVVINQLSEDWPVYEEDLLKWIERVEKKLEELGLTASYKQVPRTKNKEADQLASQALNGIEITGTMEIQH, encoded by the coding sequence ATGGAAGTCCGAATTGAATTAACTTATAAAACACCAAAGGGTGCAGAGACATTTTTTACTTCGGAGGAAATGAAGGTCGCAAAAGCTTTATTAATTGCAGAGGATATAGAAAAAACGGGTAGAGTGAAGCAACTTGCATTCATCGATCATGTTGAGAATACCTGGACCATGAAAGAAATGAAGAAGTTCTTAAAAGGAATCGAAACAGAGCCTCATGATATTACGATTTATTTTGATGGGGGCTTTGATAAGTATTCGAACAAGTCTGGTTTAGGTTGTGTGATTTATTATGAACAGAACGGAAAATCATGGCGTCTAAGAAAGAATGCCTTGGTGGAGGAGTTAGAAACAAACAATGAAGCGGAGTATGCGGCTTTGTATCTAGCTATCCAAGAGCTTGAATTGCTAGGTGCACACCATATACCCGTTTCAATTATTGGGGATTCTCAAGTTGTGATCAATCAACTTAGTGAGGATTGGCCGGTTTATGAGGAAGATTTGCTAAAGTGGATTGAACGAGTAGAGAAGAAACTAGAGGAGCTTGGCTTAACGGCTTCCTATAAACAAGTACCTAGGACGAAGAATAAGGAAGCGGATCAATTAGCCTCACAAGCCTTAAATGGAATTGAGATAACAGGAACGATGGAAATTCAACACTAG
- a CDS encoding ABC transporter ATP-binding protein, translating into MTVLEVKNLKKSFGSIHAVQDISFSVEAGEIFTIIGPNGAGKTTTLEMIEGLVSPDQGEIRYGDLTWEKNSDSIKMRIGVQPQSSAMFDLLTPKENLDLFATFYNEARTTEEILEIVNLTEHQHNQVKKLSGGQRQRLAIGLAMISDPEIIFLDEPTTGLDPQARRNIWDIILQLKEFGKTTILTTHYMDEAEKLSDRVCIVDQGKIVTLDTPSALIERLTIEREVKLSFLDGEEAAKEATDFCKSLDSISKVERDDTALTLWTANPEVTLYDLFGFTKEKAYKVEQVAIREMSLEDVFITFTGKEWRD; encoded by the coding sequence ATGACGGTGTTAGAAGTGAAAAATTTGAAAAAGTCGTTCGGTTCCATCCATGCTGTCCAAGATATTAGCTTTTCTGTGGAAGCAGGGGAAATTTTTACAATTATCGGACCAAACGGTGCGGGAAAGACCACAACTCTAGAAATGATTGAGGGACTCGTATCCCCTGATCAAGGGGAAATTCGTTATGGGGATCTAACCTGGGAGAAAAACTCGGATTCTATTAAAATGCGAATTGGAGTTCAGCCGCAATCCAGTGCGATGTTCGACCTATTAACTCCAAAGGAGAACTTAGATTTATTTGCCACTTTCTATAACGAAGCACGGACTACAGAAGAGATTTTAGAGATTGTAAACCTCACAGAACACCAACACAATCAAGTCAAAAAATTATCTGGTGGACAGCGTCAACGACTTGCCATCGGACTCGCGATGATTAGTGATCCTGAAATTATTTTCCTCGATGAACCTACAACTGGCCTTGACCCTCAGGCGCGCCGCAACATTTGGGATATCATCCTTCAACTCAAAGAATTCGGTAAAACTACTATTCTCACTACACACTATATGGATGAAGCAGAAAAGTTAAGTGATCGAGTATGTATCGTCGATCAAGGAAAGATTGTAACCCTTGATACCCCTTCTGCACTTATAGAACGATTAACCATTGAACGAGAAGTTAAATTGTCCTTTCTGGACGGAGAAGAAGCTGCTAAAGAAGCAACCGACTTTTGCAAGAGTCTTGATTCCATTTCTAAAGTGGAACGAGATGATACTGCCCTAACCCTTTGGACGGCAAACCCAGAAGTTACCCTCTATGACTTATTTGGATTTACGAAGGAAAAAGCCTATAAAGTCGAGCAAGTAGCCATTCGTGAGATGAGCCTAGAAGATGTCTTTATTACCTTTACCGGAAAGGAGTGGAGAGATTAA
- a CDS encoding methyl-accepting chemotaxis protein: protein MSKLRLIRFKLPIFMMVLLIIPLFLVGYMSYQKTEIIEKAVIQKSDIENMSNQATDIFSDYENTLTEIAGSQEMQYSSNSYDKTQNEYPNLPEGNDPDKTAFYESYLKQLSKGHDYLVNLYMGTSDGALYLDNIPPEDVDLTSYDPRTTDWYTKAMESNGDVVWTDPYIDTATSKSIITLAKTVVDGSGNVIGVVGMDFEMSKLATLLRHDILKTTLITAAIAIVIGLAIVWFFVRNLVQNVQVIRNGMKKIEEGDLTGEPVFTKSKDELSELAYSVNSMKDNLYSIVKEVSNATNSVTGQSEELTKSANEVKEGSQQIASTMQELTSGTETQADSTTNLAELMEQFSGKVQEAYANGEEVSNSSTAVLAMTDKGSELMRKSVTQMNNIDSIVREALEKVRGLDEQSKEISTLVSVIKDIADQTNLLALNAAIEAARAGENGKGFAVVADEVRKLAEQVSHSVQDITGIVGKIQSESNGVATSLEDGYKEVDEGSKQIRVTGETFENINQSVTDMVRKIQNISENLKGISANSVEMTTSIDEIASISEESAAGVEQVAASAQQSNSSMENVSNSADELKQLADELNKQVIRFKL, encoded by the coding sequence ATGAGTAAATTAAGATTAATTAGATTTAAACTACCTATTTTTATGATGGTCTTATTAATTATTCCTTTATTTTTAGTCGGTTATATGTCATATCAAAAAACAGAAATTATTGAAAAAGCAGTTATTCAAAAAAGTGACATTGAAAATATGTCAAATCAAGCAACTGATATTTTTAGTGATTATGAGAATACTTTAACTGAAATTGCGGGATCTCAAGAAATGCAGTATAGTTCCAATTCTTATGATAAAACCCAGAACGAGTACCCCAACTTACCAGAAGGGAACGACCCAGACAAAACCGCTTTTTATGAATCCTATCTTAAACAATTATCTAAGGGTCATGATTACTTAGTGAATTTATATATGGGGACAAGCGATGGCGCGCTTTACTTAGATAATATTCCACCAGAAGATGTAGATTTAACATCATACGACCCTCGAACAACAGATTGGTACACAAAAGCGATGGAATCAAATGGTGATGTCGTCTGGACGGATCCTTATATTGATACAGCTACTTCAAAATCAATTATTACGTTAGCCAAGACTGTAGTGGATGGTAGTGGGAATGTTATTGGTGTAGTGGGGATGGATTTTGAAATGTCTAAACTTGCGACATTACTACGCCACGACATTTTAAAAACAACCTTGATTACAGCTGCTATTGCTATCGTGATAGGTTTAGCTATTGTATGGTTCTTTGTTAGAAACCTAGTTCAAAACGTACAAGTAATAAGAAACGGAATGAAAAAAATAGAGGAAGGCGACTTAACCGGGGAGCCCGTTTTTACTAAAAGTAAGGATGAACTAAGTGAATTAGCATACTCTGTTAACTCTATGAAAGATAATTTATACAGCATCGTGAAAGAAGTTTCTAATGCAACAAACAGTGTTACAGGACAAAGTGAGGAACTTACTAAATCTGCTAATGAGGTAAAAGAAGGAAGTCAACAAATCGCATCTACCATGCAAGAATTAACTTCAGGTACCGAAACACAAGCAGATAGTACTACTAATTTAGCAGAACTCATGGAACAGTTCAGTGGCAAAGTGCAAGAGGCATACGCGAATGGCGAGGAAGTTTCTAATTCTTCAACTGCTGTACTTGCCATGACAGATAAAGGTAGTGAACTGATGAGAAAATCAGTTACTCAAATGAATAATATCGATTCAATCGTTCGCGAAGCGTTAGAAAAAGTAAGAGGTTTAGATGAACAGTCCAAAGAAATTTCCACCTTAGTTTCTGTTATCAAGGATATTGCGGATCAAACCAATCTACTGGCGTTAAATGCAGCGATTGAAGCGGCCAGAGCAGGTGAAAATGGAAAAGGATTTGCCGTTGTTGCAGATGAAGTTCGGAAACTTGCCGAACAAGTAAGTCATTCTGTACAAGATATTACTGGTATTGTAGGGAAAATACAAAGTGAATCGAATGGTGTTGCCACTTCTTTGGAAGATGGATATAAAGAAGTAGACGAAGGTTCTAAGCAAATCAGGGTGACGGGAGAAACGTTTGAAAATATCAATCAATCTGTTACAGACATGGTAAGAAAAATTCAGAACATCTCTGAAAATCTAAAAGGAATATCTGCTAACAGTGTTGAAATGACAACTTCCATCGATGAGATTGCATCTATATCCGAAGAATCTGCGGCAGGGGTAGAGCAAGTAGCTGCCTCCGCTCAACAATCCAACAGCTCCATGGAGAATGTATCGAATAGTGCGGATGAGTTAAAGCAATTGGCAGATGAATTAAATAAGCAAGTGATCCGTTTTAAGCTTTGA
- a CDS encoding cupin domain-containing protein, translating to MEKVNVADKFKLFHEHWSPKIVGEINDTYVKLAKLKGAFNWHHHEHEDEMFFVVKGKLLIKLRDKDIWLEEGEFFVVPKGVEHLPIAEEEVHVLLIEPKTTLNTGTEITNRTVKDLPTL from the coding sequence ATGGAAAAAGTAAACGTAGCGGATAAATTTAAACTTTTTCATGAACATTGGAGTCCAAAGATTGTAGGAGAAATCAATGATACCTATGTGAAATTGGCAAAATTAAAAGGGGCATTTAACTGGCACCATCATGAGCATGAAGATGAAATGTTTTTTGTTGTAAAAGGAAAGCTCTTAATCAAGTTACGAGACAAAGATATTTGGCTCGAAGAAGGAGAGTTCTTCGTTGTGCCTAAAGGAGTGGAGCATCTTCCGATTGCGGAGGAGGAAGTCCATGTCTTACTTATTGAACCGAAAACCACTTTAAATACGGGAACCGAGATAACGAATCGAACGGTTAAAGACCTGCCAACTCTGTAA
- a CDS encoding ABC transporter permease, giving the protein MKNFNQFKMMFSAQLKMTLRERQAWFWGIFFPVILMVIFMVIFGGGSDDEFSSEVAIVSESSNQTSDMLLDQIKQIPVLEIKEEEPVSHSKAEEWVENGDVDAAIVLPESAEDTSMTLIVNKEDERGTTTQALSGILDQFIQQANLQAAGVTPTFELEFETVSSSTNDINYTDFLLTGMIALAIAQGGLFGMVDMVEMRRKGLIKRLRMTPAKMGIFGLSDMVMRMIFSVIQIVLLSLIGVLIFDAHLYIDFLSLLTVFLLGALSFNAIGYFISSFSKTTEAYMGVANIVSFLMMFLSGVFFPIETMPEWIQPVSSVLPLTYFAEGLRDSMVYQTGITTSSFWLGIGNIVLWGGLSYVIGSLLYKNKSIVSTR; this is encoded by the coding sequence ATGAAAAATTTTAATCAGTTTAAGATGATGTTTTCCGCCCAACTGAAAATGACCTTGCGGGAAAGGCAAGCATGGTTTTGGGGAATCTTTTTCCCCGTCATCCTAATGGTTATTTTCATGGTAATCTTTGGTGGAGGTTCTGATGATGAATTTAGTTCAGAAGTTGCTATTGTTAGTGAAAGCTCCAACCAAACATCCGATATGCTGCTAGACCAAATCAAACAAATTCCTGTGTTAGAAATAAAAGAAGAGGAACCAGTTAGTCATAGCAAAGCTGAGGAATGGGTAGAAAATGGAGATGTAGATGCTGCCATTGTTTTACCTGAATCAGCAGAAGATACATCGATGACGCTCATCGTTAATAAAGAAGATGAACGCGGTACGACTACACAAGCTCTTTCTGGGATTTTAGATCAATTCATTCAACAAGCGAACCTACAAGCTGCAGGTGTAACACCAACCTTCGAGTTAGAGTTCGAAACCGTTTCGTCTAGCACGAATGATATAAATTACACTGATTTCCTGCTTACTGGGATGATTGCCTTAGCGATTGCGCAAGGCGGACTATTTGGTATGGTCGACATGGTGGAAATGCGTAGAAAAGGGTTGATTAAAAGACTTAGGATGACTCCTGCTAAAATGGGGATTTTCGGGCTTAGTGATATGGTCATGCGAATGATCTTTAGTGTTATTCAAATTGTCCTTCTCTCGCTAATTGGAGTTCTCATATTCGATGCCCATCTATATATTGACTTTCTAAGTCTCTTGACCGTATTTTTACTTGGTGCCCTATCATTTAACGCCATCGGCTATTTCATTTCCTCTTTTAGTAAAACAACGGAAGCATACATGGGCGTTGCCAATATTGTTAGTTTTCTCATGATGTTCTTAAGTGGAGTGTTCTTTCCAATCGAAACGATGCCAGAATGGATACAACCAGTTTCGAGTGTACTTCCACTGACCTATTTTGCAGAAGGGTTACGCGACAGCATGGTGTACCAAACAGGGATCACCACTAGCTCCTTCTGGCTCGGGATTGGAAACATTGTCCTATGGGGTGGCTTGTCTTATGTCATTGGCTCCCTGCTATACAAAAACAAATCTATTGTTTCCACAAGATAA
- a CDS encoding YwaF family protein, with protein MSTWFGPSIHQTFTPFSPSHLIMLAIYVVGVLFMIIYYREINLQLKLYQTLRWGLFALLITSELTYQVWAAVNDVWNFRDHMPLHLCGIASITAMFALYTKNSKLIAITFFIGIVPAFLALITPELPYGYDHYRFWKFFIHHIVISWSGLFLVLTSTVRITLRSVLSSYVYLLVYAFVIGVYVNPALESNYLYLSNKPTASTPLDLLGSGLVYYFNLCLLALVVFLLLYGVYTIFQKKTRA; from the coding sequence TTGTCAACCTGGTTTGGACCATCTATCCATCAAACATTTACTCCATTCAGCCCAAGTCATTTAATCATGCTAGCCATCTATGTAGTTGGGGTTCTATTCATGATAATCTATTATAGGGAAATTAATCTTCAACTAAAGCTTTATCAAACACTTCGTTGGGGTCTATTTGCCCTTTTAATCACATCCGAGTTGACCTATCAAGTATGGGCAGCCGTAAATGACGTGTGGAATTTTCGAGATCATATGCCTCTTCATCTATGTGGGATAGCTTCGATCACTGCTATGTTCGCACTTTATACTAAGAATTCAAAACTCATTGCGATTACCTTCTTCATCGGGATTGTCCCGGCATTTCTCGCATTAATAACACCCGAATTACCTTACGGATACGATCACTATCGTTTTTGGAAGTTTTTCATCCACCATATCGTCATCTCTTGGTCTGGATTATTTTTAGTTTTGACAAGCACAGTTCGAATCACGTTACGCTCTGTTCTCTCTTCCTATGTATATCTTCTTGTGTATGCCTTTGTAATCGGGGTCTATGTAAATCCAGCCCTTGAATCCAATTATTTATATTTATCAAACAAGCCAACCGCTTCAACACCACTAGACTTGCTCGGTTCTGGTTTAGTCTATTATTTCAATTTATGTCTTTTGGCACTAGTTGTGTTTCTTCTGTTATATGGAGTTTATACAATATTTCAGAAAAAAACGAGAGCCTAG
- a CDS encoding TrmB family transcriptional regulator: protein MLQQFGFTQYESQVYEALVTMDQPLDATNIVKRSGVPRAKVYEVLQRLGEKGVIMESTTDKKRLYSAVSLDSVIEKLKTDFQQNIKQLRELQVKQTPIDDRVWSLKGDHSIQSALKEMVQQARKSVFISGWADDLHSYLPFLEEKYKEGVVIHIHVIGELDTMIPSVSTLIPDVHHGTLERSRIVIVDEEEMLFAGVEDTDWQSIRTKSRSLVKFFTEFFYHDVALTEITEKYRDIVMKDESIRDVLMKLRY from the coding sequence ATGCTACAACAATTTGGATTTACCCAGTATGAAAGTCAGGTGTATGAGGCGCTTGTGACCATGGATCAGCCTTTAGATGCAACCAACATTGTAAAACGATCTGGGGTACCACGGGCCAAAGTATATGAGGTGTTACAACGATTAGGGGAGAAAGGCGTTATCATGGAGTCTACGACGGATAAAAAGCGGCTCTACTCAGCGGTGTCCCTTGATTCTGTTATTGAAAAATTGAAGACTGATTTTCAGCAAAATATTAAACAGCTAAGAGAATTGCAAGTAAAACAAACACCCATCGATGATCGCGTATGGTCTTTAAAAGGAGATCATTCTATCCAGTCTGCTTTAAAGGAAATGGTTCAACAAGCCAGAAAAAGTGTTTTTATTTCCGGATGGGCTGATGATTTACATTCGTATTTGCCATTCTTGGAGGAGAAATATAAAGAGGGTGTAGTTATTCACATTCACGTAATTGGAGAGTTAGATACGATGATTCCATCGGTTTCTACCTTAATACCAGATGTGCACCACGGCACACTAGAGCGCAGCCGAATTGTGATTGTAGATGAAGAAGAGATGCTCTTTGCTGGTGTTGAGGATACAGATTGGCAATCGATTCGAACAAAATCCCGTTCGCTCGTTAAGTTCTTCACAGAGTTCTTTTATCATGATGTCGCTTTAACGGAAATAACGGAAAAGTATCGGGATATTGTTATGAAGGATGAAAGTATTCGGGATGTGTTGATGAAGTTAAGGTACTAA
- a CDS encoding DNA-3-methyladenine glycosylase family protein → MGKFYFTMEDDKVQHLINRDPILEKLIRKIGTIHMKLSQDYYRSIVQQIIGQQLSLKAAATIIGLVEQIWSDFNPELIGDIEDEVIRGAGVSKPKIKYIRDLTDKHLTKEVDLSAIHSHEDAEVLKQLTSVKGIGKWTAEMFLIFSLARLDVLSYGDVSIQNAIRWLYQIEKEEPLELDEFKEKWAPYNSVASLYLWEAINRGLTKNPPNL, encoded by the coding sequence ATGGGGAAGTTTTATTTTACAATGGAAGATGATAAGGTTCAGCACTTGATAAACCGTGACCCGATTCTAGAGAAGCTCATCCGTAAGATTGGAACCATTCATATGAAGCTTAGTCAAGATTATTATCGTTCGATTGTCCAACAAATTATTGGCCAGCAATTATCGTTAAAAGCAGCAGCTACGATTATTGGACTCGTGGAACAAATCTGGTCTGATTTTAATCCAGAGCTGATTGGTGATATAGAAGATGAAGTCATCCGAGGTGCTGGAGTTTCTAAACCCAAAATTAAATATATCCGCGATTTAACGGATAAGCATCTTACAAAAGAAGTAGATCTTTCCGCAATCCACTCGCATGAGGATGCAGAGGTCCTAAAGCAATTGACCAGTGTGAAAGGCATTGGAAAATGGACAGCAGAAATGTTTCTCATTTTTTCACTAGCGAGATTGGATGTCCTTTCCTACGGAGACGTTAGTATTCAAAATGCCATTCGTTGGCTGTATCAGATTGAAAAAGAGGAGCCATTGGAGTTGGATGAATTTAAAGAAAAATGGGCTCCATATAATTCTGTTGCTTCTTTGTATCTATGGGAGGCTATTAATAGAGGACTAACAAAAAATCCTCCTAATCTATAA